The genomic stretch ggtttttgtatataatacatgaacaatatagtaaagaaaaagatCGTAGTATATTTGATAtgagtattgtacccgtgcgaagtctgGGCGCTtcgctataaatatatatgacactTGTTACATAAGTCAAAATGGATTAAATACTCTTTGTTCGACAAAATTAGGTAATACGAGGACATTCACATTataaattgcataaaaaaataattaaagcgcGTGGAATTCGGCAAATGTGAAAGACACGATTTGTTTTGCGTTATGTACGTTTCACTAAAACTTACGTATAAAACAGCTACGATCAAATTCGAATATCAAATTTTTACCGAACGCTATACaatttgtaaaagaaaattcAGCACTATCAATCTtatgttgtttaattaattagataatACGATACTCTACACCATTTCATGAATAAGCTTCATGTGTAAAAGGGCCTCTTATTATATCCAAGTGTTGTTATAATATCATccttaatattaagtatataagaaCGTTATTTGTCGAGTGTCAACGAGTGATAAGAACAGCTAATATTGACTGTCAACACTACGCGTTGCGACGCGTAGATGTGTTTCGTAACGAGGAATTTAGATAGTCATCGTAAAGTAGGATTTAGGCAAACTCAACGGGGTCGTAAACAGAGGACTTGTTGTCTTCTTAACACAGACTCAACATTGTTTTAGTGTCGTACGTTTTTAACAAGGTATTGATTGAAAAATGATTTATCATCGCAACAAAACATTATAAcatcgtaatattattttagagcTATTGTTACcatcataataaatgtattttttatcttaataggCAAGCAAATCAGTCCTTTAATCCTCCTACCACGGTCAGCACTGCTATAAGAAATTGGCGCTTTAAGTAGTATAGTATGAACATTTTCAAGTTTAATGCGTGACCAACTTTAGAAACTAATATATTACGCCCTTTGTGCCTATTGTAATAATGCCACACATCCTTCACACCGCAACACAATACAATTAACACAATCACAATATTACTTGTGATTAACTATTTAGGAATAGAATAtgtgtgttaataataataataagaaatgtaccctatttttaattaaatataatctgaaTTATAACATATCATACATTAGGAGAGTACGTAATGGCCATAAGtcaaaaagatttatattttttcatttattttttattgtgataCCTAGATGGGTATCTAATAAATTCAAGCTCCCATAGGTACAATAAGTTATATATACAGCTTTCAGTCTGGAGATCAGAATACaaaaatcttgttttatttacctaaaaaaagttaaaacctTCGGTACTACTATTTCATGCTTGTATTCTACATATAAACCTTCATCTTGAATAATTCTGTTGAttaaaactgcattaaaatcggATCTTGCTTTGTGCTCTGTAGAGATTTATTATTCCAACATTTTTTTGgattaaaaatatgacaatcattaaaaaaaaaaccgaactAAATGAGATAGAGCCCTgcactaattaaatttaaaaaccttaaaaaaattaccatacaGAATATTTGTTATCTGTCAATTTTTGACAGGATTTGTGtcgataattatattttgtttacgtatatttaatatttaatttatatctattaataaagtTGTAAAATCCATATGGCTAATACGAGTTTAATAATTCAGTGCCTCCTCGGAATACAATGCAAGGAGTTCACAATCATCGCCGCTGATCAAATGAATATACAAAGCTTCATCATTATGAAAGATGGTGAGGAAACATGTAATTACATAGCACGAAACATATAACcttcaaatatttgaaaatgaagTCTAAAATATTTCTCAAGAATCGACccgtcaaatttataataatttttcattatatatttctgtAACCTTTAAATTTACGTTGCTCATCAACTTTGAAACTTGATGGTCGTctttaatttctaaaaaaaactcTAGGAAAAGACCGACTTAAGCACTTCGCATACTTAGATCACATTCAAAGTTCAGTGGGATTTGTGACAATTTTCAAAAAGCTCAGAGATCATGTGCCAACATGACATGAGTAGTTACGATTACTTCGATACTCTTCCATTCGATTTTCACTTGAGATTTGGAAGGTAGGTTCCTAATATGGTATACTGTTGCGGCGCTTCACTATATATCATCGCGGGGTGCGGGGACGCGCCTACCAACTACTTCACTTGTCGTCTCGACTCGCGAGCGCGACACATCAATTCTTCatctcataattattatttacttatcatTAATACAAGTATTGATTAACCACAGTCTTCGTTATTTTTACAACCACAAAAGCAGCTATCGAAGCTAACAGTATACACATTCACTAAATAACGGTTTTTCTAAACTCCACTAATAAGGATTGggagttttgttttatatatttcccGCAACCGCCCGTAACCAATAAATTTGATCTTGGAGCaaaggtttatatttatgtgctcTGACATGAAAAAAGTTGTGGCAAATAAAGTGTACTAGACAATAAGAGATGTGCGCAAAATTTCTATTATTTGATCGGAAAGATATGACCCACACTACTATGACTAGATGCAGtttataaaataggtattatttgtacgaggttttttaattatttatttataaaagataagaAGTATTGTGAACAATTTTTAGAAGATTTGAAATCTAATGGCCTAAGTTTGTATTGGCTTACATTACGTTTAAAGTATAACGTAGGTACGATGATAATGTGAAAGCCGTATGTCAATTCAATTAGTAATAGAAAACGAAAATTAAAACCAAACAGAAACTTTTCCCTGTAGATTTGTATGATTAGTGAATATGTGGTTTTTGGATCGGTGAATATTGATATACCCTTTATTTAAGATGTGGTTTTGATAACACCAATGCagtatataattagtaatagaaatagtttataatattgttgCAAGGTTGAAACATATACTATAGTTAGgaacaacaaaaattaaatattcaaaagccTCGTTACAAAGTAGGCATACATTGTGAGCGGTAATTGCATACAtagtttaaacaatatttataaaattataaatttattgttttttataaaatgcgcTTTATTATCATTAAGAAAAGGTAAAGGCTTTGGCTTTACGCTCTTTCAGCGTAAGTGTTTAACAAGTTTGCTACTTCCGAGTTGTTTTTGAGATATTGTTGACAGCCCCATCGTCGACGGGGTTTAAGAGAACACAACATTAAAGAATTGATTTCGCTGTTCTGCAATATTTCttgttcattaataattatgtcgTCAGACCGATTCCGGTCTTGGCCACCAAGGAAGGCCAAGAGAGATGGGTTTCTTTAACAATCCCATGGGAATTTAAATTCTACGCATTTGAAAAGAGTTCTGTCGATGTCAACGACTATGAGCTTTCAGAAACACGGTACTAATTCCCCGACTCCGGGCTGTTAATGCGAATTACAACAGCAAAACTCAATAGCTTTATCGCCGCCTAGGGGAACCTAGAACCTCAAATTCTGGGGTTTACAtctagattttatattattactaagaAGGCAAATGATGACGATAATGATTGtacaaataatctataaataaatacgtaaagATGTCCTCACCGTCGCTTTAattgtttacatataaataaaagccaTGCAAGTAGCATATGAGTTACGTACTTGTGTGTGCAGAACAAGATTAATGTACGTGAGTAGGTCTCACGTATAACCTGCTTTGAAATCGTTtcaaagcaaataaatattagtataacacgaacttttatttaaatttgtatattaaatccAAGCGCTATTTGTAAACCAGTTAAAACCAAAGTTAAGAATGCGttataaattttctataaaGTTCTGCTTTATATGTATTAACCAATGCGGCTTGCTTTGTGTATGTAtaagcgtggtgaaataagtaGTAAACCTTCTCCATAAACAAGAGAGGTTTAGGCCATCAGTGGCATATTTAGTGGTAGTTATTTTATGCGTAATATATATCcgttagtatattattaattttcaaatatattttttgtcttgcGACATTTCTCCCATTTAAAGGAGTTGATTGTTATGTAAGACAAGAAAGTTGTATGTCTTTCCTTGgtgttaaagtttgcttcattctaaatttcataaaattcggttcattggtttgatcgtgaaagagcgacagacaaacggacagacacgagttactttcgcatttataatatctgtatatagattattatgtTCTACTAGAATCATTAActgaaatattcattatatatatgtatataatcaaaACACAATGAGTTTACCCTTGTAAAATAACTGCCAAAAATATCCTTccgttttgaaaataaatacctCAAACCGGGAAGAATCGGAAAATGAAACTCAGCGGtttctttttcattattattacctCGCTCGTGATAAGACTTCAGGTAACGTCGCGAATcttaatttagaatattatgataaaatcaATGCCAGTCAGCGACCTTGCAGGGTCACCTCGTTCCCAATGCAGTGATAACGAGTTACTATTATGTTTGCTGATGGCTTCGCCTGCGGGTCGTATTACTTCAGATTAGTTCCGTTATCACGTTCAGCGCTGCggtaatttatcaaataatagaCCTGCAATGGCGCAATGATTTAACTGAGTTAAGGAAACATAAAAGGTGCCCTGACAATGAGGTGAGAGGTGTCTTCTGAGAATGAGCCAGTGGACTGGAAATGTTATAGTACACAAATGTCCTCATTCCCTAATGGGACGAAATGTAAAAACTGTCAATCGCTTTACTTGGTGCTGCTACTGAGAAGTTCTTCACATCAATCCCAAATcccaataattaatttaatttacgcttCTGTGACAGATCGGACAGAAGTGACTACCATCGCCTATGGACCTCTGCATCACTGGCGCGTTTGCCGGCTTTTAAGAAATGAGTGCGCTCGTCTTAAAGATTTCAGAATTGTTAATTACTAAGATAGAGTTCATGTAacacttaataaaaattgacaatGCTCCATTTTTATAGacctatgtatttaaataagcaTTGCTCATAATCTTACATCCAATTAAGAATATCAGTTGTGTACAATAAGTCCAAGTGTTAACTCAAGATTAATGATATTTGCGACAACACACTTACAGTACTTAAAATCGATATGTTGTTGCAGATGCGGATAAGCTTATTGAAATGTCAGAGAGATTGGTGTTGGGTGTGAACGGAGACACTGCGGATACAACGCAGTTCACCCAGTTCGTGGAGAAGAATCTACAGCTGTATTCGATGAAGAATAAGTACCAACTCGATACACCAGCGGTTGTGCACTTCACGAGGAAGAGTATGGCGGATGCTTTACGCGATGGGGTGAGAACTGGCCTATATTAAGTATCGGAACTTACGAATATTACCCTAGACGTCGAACTTGTGTTTAAATTACATTCGATGCTAATTGGGATGGCACCTACCACCTACGAATGGTaaaaatttcattgatttatttatttaactcgatacaaaaatttattattaataaaaatgattcagTAATTTTTCTTCGACCTGAAAATTTTTGGGCCCTTTGACgtttttttaaaggttttattactCCAAATCAATTTTTGAAAATCACTAATTGATGTAAGAAGATTGTGGCAATTAACGATTACTCGACAAACTTTCATAGATACCTGAGTTTactaatttctaaaaaaatatgaaatataaaaaaaagttttaagaaACCCTCATAATAGTAATTGCGACATGCACAATTCGTTTCACTATTTATTACACGATCATTGCTTACCCGGTTACACGGATCGTATCATAATGTAGGTAATCTAAGACCACGTCTGTAGAATCGAAAACCACTAACAGCCTTACTAATAAACGTTTTACAGTGATTGTGTTGTTACACGATGCTGCATCTTCTCCTTTTATGAATATCACTAATAACTTCTgggttttatttaactattcgACGCTCGCGGCTTTCCTCAGATTTAAGCTGTTGTCTTCTGGTGTTAGGCATATGTCTTTTCTCAGAGCTCAACCTTCAAACCAAGTTTCGTCAAACTTGGAAGTAAAAGAGCAACGGATAGATTGAcgtatagatataattattttcgcatttattatattagtacacattaattgacaaatatacgaattgttataattatatagttatcTGGGCCTTAACCTTCGGGCGTACTGTCAAATATAATAGATACTATTATTAATCGATATATCTaatcaatatttctttcaaatgtTGGTGGAAAATGTAGGTAGATAGGTAGAGAAATTATGCAAAAACAGTAAGATCTCACAGGTACAGGAAAATTAtcgaattatttacaaaacaaacaaaaaatacgaCTACATTTTCTTGAATCTCTTGGCTTTTGATTGAAAAATTCAATGTTTAAAAGCAACGACTCATAATTATAGTTGAAGTAAGATCGTATGTTTTCGATGCAGAATCCACGTATGCTGAACATGTTAATTGCGGGATACGACGAAGATAACGGCTGTCAGCTGTACACAATGGACTTTTTGGCGACCTGCATGAAGGTGCCGTATGCGGCTCATGGTCTCGGCGGACTCTTCGGCATTCCTATTCTCAACCATTATTATAAGCCAAGTAAGCTGATACTTGTTAGACAGTCTTTCTATTAtcacatacaaaataaacaattatgtattagaatttatttttgaatgaaacATTTAggcattatttaataataaaaaatctagaTGTGTCTTGCCACACCAGTTTGGAAAGAAGTTGCATtcgttataaattgttttaaaaagcctcacgtgaattaaaacaataataaggaataattttaaataaaactatttattaaagaaagaaGAGAAGGTAAGATTGCCTGTGCCTGGGTGCCACAGGGTCAGGTAAGATAAACGAGTTTTGCCAGTTTA from Vanessa cardui chromosome 1, ilVanCard2.1, whole genome shotgun sequence encodes the following:
- the LOC124540470 gene encoding proteasome subunit beta type-2-like, which encodes MANTSLIIQCLLGIQCKEFTIIAADQMNIQSFIIMKDDADKLIEMSERLVLGVNGDTADTTQFTQFVEKNLQLYSMKNKYQLDTPAVVHFTRKSMADALRDGNPRMLNMLIAGYDEDNGCQLYTMDFLATCMKVPYAAHGLGGLFGIPILNHYYKPSLSEVEAYHVIKLCVRAIQKRLFITLPNFLVKSLSKDGVKVLPVINPATFMKS